The Oncorhynchus nerka isolate Pitt River linkage group LG24, Oner_Uvic_2.0, whole genome shotgun sequence genome has a window encoding:
- the LOC115107540 gene encoding serine/threonine-protein kinase PAK 6-like: MFRRKKKRRPEISAPQDFEHRVHTSFDAVQGCFVGLPPQWQSVIDILRRPKPVVDPSRITNVELRPKKTICRGSFIGHGDYISHVISEMTRLTVTSSNSLRKSSPSARQRARSMGRLGELVEGDTYQYEELDQEKRHNGGNSYWQVQSENGSPKLALRKTSTLQPNGVLPRAKSTHEMSTTAGDKPAPLPKGPVPTPPRGGGTGHYTRSEWSGLINRPGQQMGMPQKGKVANQRPASCYNLQTLQTQQQVNMRVKPGVNHLPDLLTSSKDTSPQRPHSSCDLKMNSLGPSAMSLPNGTSSLIAGRGRTHRPSRSSSSYTIGLLSPIVQGATMPLLPKQDSPFQPRPSPTGSPATSSTGTAQQQQPKLGPESEPAKVTHEQFKAALQMVVDKGDPRTSLENFVKIGEGSTGVVCIARERHSGRQVAVKMMDLRKQQRRELLFNEVVIMRDYRHNNVVEMYRSALVEEELWVIMEYLQGGALTNVVSETRLNEEQIATVCEAVLQALAYLHSQGVIHRDIKSDSILLTLDGRIKLSDFGFCAQISKDIPKRKSLVGTPYWMAPEVVSKTPYGTQVDVWSLGIMVVEMVDGEPPYFSDTPVAAMKKLRDEPPPTVRNTQKISPVLKDFLDRMLTRDPQERATASDLLEHPFLLQCGSRQCLVPLVERYRKRMSRC, from the exons ATGTTCCGGCGGAAAAAGAAGCGGAGGCCGGAGATCTCGGCGCCACAGGACTTTGAGCATCGGGTCCACACGTCATTCGACGCAGTGCAGGGGTGCTTCGTGGGCCTGCCGCCCCAGTGGCAGAGCGTCATTGACATCCTGAGGAGGCCAAAACCAGTGGTGGACCCGTCCCGGATCACCAATGTGGAGCTCAGGCCCAAGAAG ACCATTTGTAGGGGGAGTTTCATAGGACACGGAGACTACATCTCCCACGTCATCTCAGAGATGACTCGTCTTACCGTCACCAGTTCCAACTCGCTCCGGAAGAGCAGTCCTTCGGCGCGGCAACGGGCACGCTCCATGGGGCGTCTGGGCGAGCTCGTCGAAGGGGACACGTATCAGTATGAGGAGCTGGACCAAGAGAAGCGTCATAACGGCGGTAACAGCTACTGGCAGGTACAAAGCGAGAACGGCAGCCCCAAACTGGCTCTTAGGAAAACATCCACCCTCCAGCCCAATGGGGTACTGCCTCGGGCAAAGTCGACGCATGAGATGAGCACGACAGCTGGGGATAAACCTGCACCTCTGCCGAAGGGGCCAGTCCCCACGCCCCCTAGAGGAGGCGGCACAGGTCATTATACACGTAGCGAATGGTCCGGACTTATAAATCGGCCGGGACAACAGATGGGGATGCCGCAAAAGGGCAAGGTAGCCAATCAGAGGCCGGCATCCTGCTATAACCTGCAGACCCTGCAGACGCAGCAGCAGGTCAACATGAGGGTCAAGCCTGGGGTCAATCACCTGCCGGACCTTCTGACTTCCTCCAAGGATACTTCTCCTCAGAGACCCCACTCGTCCTGTGACCTGAAG ATGAATTCATTAGGGCCCTCGGCCATGTCCTTACCCAATGGCACCAGCAGCCTGATCGCAGGCCGAGGGCGAACCCACAGACCCTCACGCTcctcctccagctacaccattgGATTGTTATCACCCATAGTTCAGGGGGCTACCATGCCCCTACTCCCCAAACAGGACAGCCCATTCCAGCCCCGGCCTTCTCCCACGGGCTCCCCGGCCACCAGCTCAACAGGAACGGCCCAGCAGCAACAGCCCAAGCTCGGGCCAGAGTCTGAGCCGGCCAAAGTGACCCATGAGCAGTTCAAGGCGGCCCTGCAGATGGTAGTGGACAAGGGAGACCCGCGCACCTCCCTGGAGAACTTTGTGAAGATCGGGGAGGGCTCCACGGGGGTCGTGTGCATTGCCCGCGAGAGGCATAGCGGTCGGCAGGTGGCGGTGAAGATGATGGATCTCCGTAAGCAGCAGCGCAGAGAGCTGCTCTTTAACGAG GTGGTGATCATGAGGGACTACCGGCACAACAACGTTGTGGAGATGTACAGGAGTGCCCTGGTGGAAGAGGAGCTGTGGGTTATCATGGAGTACCTGCAGGGTGGCGCTCTAACCAACGTCGTGTCTGAAACCAG GCTGAATGAAGAGCAGATAGCCACCGTGTGCGAGGCTGTGCTACAGGCGTTAGCCTATCTCCATTCCCAGGGAGTTATCCACCGTGACATCAAGAGTGACTCTATACTGCTCACGCTGGATGGGAGG ATCAAGCTGTCAGACTTTGGATTCTGTGCTCAGATCAGCAAAGACATCCCCAAAAGGAAGTCCTTGGTTGGAACACCGTACTGGATGGCTCCAGAAGTTGTGTCAAAGACGCCATATGGAACTCAG GTGGATGTGTGGTCCCTGGGTATCATGGTGGTAGAGATGGTGGATGGAGAGCCTCCATACTTCAGCGACACACCAGTGGCAGCTATGAAGAAACTGAGGGACGAGCCGCCACCCACAGTCAGGAACACACAGAAG atctcCCCTGTGTTGAAGGACTTCCTGGATCGTATGCTAACACGGGACCCCCAGGAGCGGGCTACCGCTAGCGACCTGCTGGAGCACCCCTTCCTGCTGCAGTGTGGCTCGCGGCAGTGCCTGGTGCCCCTAGTGGAACGATACCGTAAACGCATGTCCCGCTGCTGA